A genomic segment from Desulfurispirillum indicum S5 encodes:
- the glmU gene encoding bifunctional UDP-N-acetylglucosamine diphosphorylase/glucosamine-1-phosphate N-acetyltransferase GlmU: MLSAIILAAGKGTRMKSELPKVLHPVAGKAMVAHVIDAARGAGAAQIVVVYGHGGELLPERLGADGTDLTFARQEVLNGTAKAVEAALPALRGECRDVLILCGDTPLVDQELLREFFEQHRQQGSVVSILSAQIDQPGSYGRIVRDGQGRVIAIVEARDATVGQRAINEVNSGIYAVQRSFLAEALPAVGSDNAQGEYYLPDIVSIAVARGLPVEALVTGDFTKTLGVNSRAELAQAGQLLYERTCRRLMDEGVSILDPRSTYIETDVQVGVDTVIYPNVYLEKGTRVGRNCLIRQGCTLIASSLGDGCTLKDGCYLEEASVGAHSSLGPYAHLRPQSVLAEEVKIGNFVEIKKATVGARSKASHLTYIGDATVGCDVNIGCGTITCNYDGFDKHVTVLEDGVFVGSDTQLVAPVRVGRNAMVAAGTTVTRDVPAESLVISRNEQKVVEGWATRFRRQKQKK; encoded by the coding sequence GTGTTGTCTGCCATTATCCTGGCTGCCGGCAAGGGCACCCGTATGAAATCCGAGCTTCCCAAGGTGCTGCATCCGGTTGCAGGAAAGGCCATGGTGGCCCATGTCATCGACGCGGCCAGGGGTGCCGGAGCCGCGCAGATTGTCGTGGTGTATGGCCATGGCGGTGAGCTGCTGCCAGAGCGCCTGGGGGCGGATGGTACTGACCTTACCTTTGCGCGGCAGGAGGTGCTCAACGGAACCGCCAAGGCGGTGGAAGCGGCACTGCCCGCTTTGCGTGGGGAGTGCCGTGATGTCCTTATCCTGTGCGGCGATACTCCGCTGGTGGATCAGGAGTTGTTGCGGGAGTTCTTTGAGCAGCATCGCCAGCAGGGCAGCGTGGTTTCCATCCTTTCGGCACAGATAGATCAGCCCGGCAGTTACGGGCGCATTGTGCGCGATGGCCAGGGGCGCGTAATCGCCATTGTCGAGGCCAGGGATGCCACTGTCGGGCAAAGGGCCATCAATGAGGTCAACAGTGGTATTTACGCGGTTCAGCGCTCTTTCCTGGCGGAGGCCTTGCCTGCTGTGGGCAGTGATAATGCCCAGGGAGAGTACTATCTGCCCGATATCGTTTCCATCGCGGTGGCCCGTGGGCTTCCGGTGGAAGCGCTGGTGACCGGAGATTTCACCAAAACCCTGGGGGTCAACTCTCGCGCAGAGCTGGCCCAGGCGGGACAGTTGCTGTATGAACGCACCTGCCGTCGCCTCATGGACGAGGGAGTCAGTATTCTCGATCCGCGCAGTACCTATATTGAAACCGATGTGCAGGTGGGTGTCGATACGGTTATTTACCCCAATGTCTACCTGGAAAAGGGCACACGTGTTGGCAGGAATTGTCTGATTCGTCAGGGGTGCACCCTGATTGCCTCTTCCCTTGGGGATGGCTGCACCCTGAAAGATGGCTGCTACCTGGAAGAGGCTTCGGTGGGCGCTCACTCATCGCTCGGTCCCTATGCTCACCTGCGTCCCCAGTCGGTTCTGGCCGAAGAGGTGAAGATCGGGAATTTTGTTGAGATCAAGAAGGCTACTGTGGGAGCCAGGTCAAAGGCCTCGCACCTTACCTATATCGGAGACGCAACCGTCGGCTGTGATGTGAATATTGGCTGCGGAACCATTACCTGTAATTACGATGGTTTTGACAAGCACGTGACGGTTCTTGAGGATGGCGTCTTTGTGGGCAGTGATACGCAGCTGGTGGCACCGGTTCGGGTCGGGCGCAATGCCATGGTGGCAGCTGGCACAACGGTGACGCGGGATGTGCCGGCGGAAAGCCTTGTGATCAGCCGCAACGAACAGAAAGTCGTTGAGGGCTGGGCGACCCGCTTTCGTCGGCAGAAACAGAAGAAATGA
- a CDS encoding pilus assembly FimT family protein: protein MGKLSEGEGTTRENDVLDDAGAILMFRHQMQQQEQQADRDAVEGSFTPQQAIESLVPVLLIFVAIIIMLITGHRMRRKLQQAQEEDAASPRKRRNRWHGFSLLEVLLVMLILGMLGAIAVPRLMDNSSVELHLAAEQVAEGLRQTRHMAMTRSLYDGQSGTNALRDRRYYFSPCGDGQGCFRFRHHGGVEHHVAGYHGYGQPLAYFLDKPDSPVVFVQESGVSVTDGVRFDSQGRPWTGKGFNNMLHNQRYYTSLRYQLRHTRSDERLFIHVNAFTGHVEISAQVMEG, encoded by the coding sequence ATGGGAAAACTATCAGAAGGTGAAGGGACGACCCGGGAGAACGATGTGCTGGATGATGCCGGTGCCATTCTGATGTTCAGGCATCAGATGCAGCAGCAGGAGCAGCAGGCAGACCGGGATGCGGTGGAGGGGTCGTTCACGCCGCAGCAGGCGATAGAGTCCCTGGTTCCGGTGCTGCTGATTTTTGTGGCCATTATTATTATGCTGATCACTGGTCATCGCATGCGACGCAAACTTCAGCAGGCTCAGGAGGAGGATGCCGCTTCCCCCAGGAAGCGCCGCAACCGCTGGCATGGTTTTAGCCTGCTGGAGGTTCTGCTGGTAATGCTGATCCTTGGCATGTTGGGGGCGATTGCTGTGCCGCGGCTGATGGATAATTCTTCCGTGGAGCTTCACCTGGCGGCTGAGCAGGTTGCCGAAGGACTGCGGCAGACCAGGCACATGGCCATGACTCGCAGTCTCTATGATGGCCAGAGCGGAACCAACGCGCTTCGCGATAGGCGCTACTATTTCAGTCCCTGTGGCGATGGACAGGGGTGTTTCCGCTTCCGCCACCATGGTGGTGTTGAGCACCATGTAGCGGGCTACCATGGTTATGGGCAGCCCCTGGCCTATTTCCTTGACAAGCCGGACTCCCCTGTGGTCTTTGTGCAGGAGAGTGGGGTTTCGGTCACTGATGGCGTACGCTTCGACTCCCAGGGACGACCCTGGACCGGAAAGGGTTTCAATAATATGCTTCACAACCAGCGCTACTATACATCACTGCGCTATCAGCTGCGCCATACTCGCAGCGATGAGCGACTCTTTATCCATGTGAATGCCTTTACCGGCCATGTGGAGATATCCGCTCAGGTCATGGAGGGCTGA
- the alaS gene encoding alanine--tRNA ligase, with protein sequence MNAQQVRQQFLSYFESKGHKVVASSGLIPFDDPTLLFTNAGMNQFKNIFLGNEKRDYNRAATAQKCVRAGGKHNDLENVGVTARHHTFFEMLGNFSFGDYFKREAIEYAWEFITEVMKLDRSRLWVSVFREDDEALAIWRDHIGVPAERILRCGEKDNFWQMGETGPCGPCSEIHYDQGPDVPCTEGGPCGVECECDRYLEIWNLVFMQYDRQPDGTLVPLPKPSIDTGMGLERLAAVVQGETSNYHTDLFLPLLNRIAADCGMTYTRSASHQDVSMRVIADHLRASTFLISDGAIPSNEGRGYVLRRIMRRAMRHANQLGKKEPYMYSLVCLMEEHYGEAFPEIVKNRAMVEEIIYQEERRFANTLDHGLAILEEMVAGLQKSAQVALDGQSAFKLYDTYGFPLDLTVDILEDRGITVDEAGFYAAMEEQKVRARASWKAVASVTSSEDLRLIESRHQQEFSGYDFLSAKASVIGLLDLQENSLSQVRAGEEAWLLLDKTPFYAESGGQVADTGVVATDGGDIFEVRSVRKSIGGLHLHRGVVSQGRFSAGDAVTATVNSRRRRNITLNHSATHLLHAALKSTVGEHVRQAGSLVEDGKLRFDFTHWKGLTPEELQGVEDQVNAQVMANHAVRKELMTLDDAVARGATALFDEKYGDDVRVITMGDYSMELCGGTHVDATGQIGLFKILSESAIAAGVRRIEATTGPGALQVVRDLQKTVGDAARMLKTRPEELCAKIEKLLEGNRQLEKQQRELQEKMSARETSTLQEQVEEVSGVKVLLQSFEGKSVEELKQIVDSAKHQLGEVVVALASVVDGKVLFVVGVSEALSQRVRAGDLVKILATTCGGGGGGKPTFAQAGGREPGKIAEALQKAREHLVAGLS encoded by the coding sequence ATGAATGCACAGCAGGTTCGCCAACAGTTTCTGTCCTATTTTGAGTCGAAAGGGCATAAGGTCGTTGCATCCAGCGGTCTGATCCCCTTTGATGACCCGACACTCCTTTTCACCAACGCGGGGATGAATCAGTTCAAGAATATTTTCCTCGGCAATGAGAAGCGTGACTACAACCGTGCGGCGACGGCGCAGAAGTGTGTGCGGGCCGGAGGAAAACACAATGATCTTGAGAATGTCGGCGTCACGGCACGTCACCATACGTTTTTTGAGATGCTGGGGAACTTCAGCTTTGGCGACTATTTCAAACGCGAGGCCATAGAGTATGCCTGGGAGTTTATCACCGAGGTCATGAAGCTCGACCGGAGTCGTCTGTGGGTCAGCGTCTTCCGCGAAGATGATGAGGCTCTCGCCATCTGGCGCGACCACATTGGAGTGCCCGCCGAGCGGATTCTGCGCTGTGGCGAAAAGGATAATTTCTGGCAGATGGGGGAGACGGGTCCCTGCGGCCCCTGCTCGGAAATTCACTACGACCAGGGGCCCGATGTGCCCTGCACCGAAGGTGGCCCCTGCGGGGTGGAGTGTGAGTGCGATCGCTATCTGGAGATCTGGAACCTCGTGTTCATGCAGTATGATCGCCAGCCCGACGGCACCCTGGTTCCGCTGCCCAAACCCTCCATTGACACGGGCATGGGTCTTGAGCGCCTGGCGGCGGTCGTGCAGGGTGAGACATCCAATTACCATACTGACCTGTTTCTGCCACTGCTGAACCGGATTGCGGCGGACTGCGGCATGACCTATACGCGATCGGCCAGCCATCAGGATGTGTCCATGCGTGTCATCGCCGACCACCTGCGGGCCAGCACGTTCCTGATCAGCGATGGTGCCATTCCCTCCAATGAGGGGCGCGGTTATGTTCTGCGACGTATCATGCGCCGGGCCATGCGCCACGCCAATCAGCTGGGAAAAAAAGAACCCTACATGTACTCCCTGGTCTGTCTGATGGAGGAACACTATGGCGAAGCCTTTCCCGAGATTGTCAAGAATCGCGCCATGGTGGAGGAGATCATCTATCAGGAAGAGCGGCGCTTTGCCAACACCCTTGATCATGGTCTGGCAATCCTGGAGGAGATGGTCGCCGGGCTGCAGAAGTCCGCTCAGGTTGCCCTTGACGGCCAGAGTGCCTTCAAGCTCTATGATACCTATGGTTTTCCCCTCGATCTGACAGTGGATATCCTGGAGGACCGGGGCATCACTGTTGATGAGGCGGGATTCTATGCCGCCATGGAGGAGCAGAAGGTTCGCGCCAGGGCTTCGTGGAAAGCGGTGGCCTCGGTGACCTCAAGCGAAGATCTTCGTCTGATCGAATCCCGCCATCAGCAAGAGTTCAGCGGTTACGATTTCCTGAGCGCCAAGGCGAGTGTGATTGGTCTCCTTGATCTGCAGGAGAACTCGCTTTCCCAGGTGCGTGCCGGTGAGGAGGCCTGGCTCCTTCTCGATAAGACACCCTTCTACGCGGAAAGCGGAGGCCAGGTGGCTGATACCGGGGTGGTTGCCACCGATGGTGGGGATATCTTCGAGGTTCGCTCTGTGCGTAAATCCATTGGTGGTCTGCACCTGCATCGCGGTGTGGTCAGCCAGGGCAGATTCAGCGCCGGGGATGCTGTGACGGCGACGGTGAATTCCCGCCGTCGCCGCAATATCACCCTGAACCACTCTGCTACCCACCTGCTCCATGCGGCTCTTAAAAGCACCGTGGGGGAGCATGTGCGTCAGGCGGGCTCCCTGGTGGAAGATGGCAAGCTGCGCTTTGACTTCACCCACTGGAAGGGACTGACACCCGAGGAATTGCAGGGGGTTGAAGATCAGGTCAATGCTCAGGTTATGGCCAACCATGCGGTGCGCAAGGAGCTTATGACTCTCGATGACGCGGTGGCCCGTGGGGCGACGGCGCTCTTTGATGAGAAGTACGGTGACGATGTGCGGGTGATCACCATGGGTGACTACAGCATGGAACTGTGCGGGGGGACCCATGTGGATGCCACGGGGCAGATTGGTCTGTTCAAGATTCTCTCCGAGTCGGCCATTGCCGCCGGTGTGCGCCGGATTGAGGCCACTACCGGGCCGGGCGCGCTGCAGGTGGTTCGCGACCTGCAGAAGACGGTCGGCGATGCGGCCCGCATGCTCAAGACCCGTCCGGAAGAGCTGTGTGCCAAAATAGAGAAGCTGCTTGAAGGCAATCGGCAGTTGGAGAAACAGCAGCGCGAGCTGCAGGAAAAAATGTCGGCCCGCGAAACTTCAACCCTGCAAGAGCAGGTGGAGGAGGTCTCCGGAGTCAAGGTGCTTCTGCAAAGCTTTGAGGGCAAAAGTGTCGAGGAGCTGAAGCAGATCGTGGACAGCGCCAAGCATCAGCTGGGTGAGGTGGTTGTCGCCCTGGCCAGCGTGGTGGACGGTAAGGTACTTTTCGTGGTGGGTGTCAGTGAGGCACTGAGCCAGAGGGTCAGAGCCGGTGATCTGGTCAAGATTCTTGCGACAACCTGCGGTGGTGGCGGTGGCGGCAAGCCGACTTTTGCCCAGGCCGGTGGCCGAGAGCCAGGCAAAATTGCTGAAGCCCTGCAGAAGGCGCGGGAGCACCTGGTGGCAGGATTATCCTGA
- the pheA gene encoding prephenate dehydratase — MTNGNRLEELRDSIDAIDDKLLELLNSRAELAVQVGKYKSGNPSEFYVPSREKQIYTRLLRENPGPIPDEAVRAIFREIISACLNLEQPLTIAFLGPEATFTHIASMEHFGQSARYLASPSIRDVFSEVDRGRAHYGVAPIENSTEGVVNYTLDCLVETDLSICAEIELGITHHLMSTSGKMENVKRVYSHPHAIAQCRQWLELNLPDVELVDITSTARAAEIASDNDDAAAICSELAGKLYSLVPVMRKIEDKTNNFTRFIVVGKTRTKRSGNDKTSVVFGLSHAVGSLYHALEIISKFRINMTKIESRPSKIKAWEYLFHVDLEGHREDENVAAALKMLEERSLFMKILGSYPKSIQSAKGE; from the coding sequence GTGACGAATGGTAATAGATTAGAGGAGTTGCGTGACTCCATAGATGCGATTGACGATAAGCTGTTAGAGCTGCTTAACAGTCGGGCTGAGCTTGCCGTGCAGGTGGGCAAGTACAAGTCGGGCAATCCTTCAGAATTCTACGTTCCCTCCCGTGAAAAGCAGATTTATACCCGCCTGTTGCGGGAAAACCCCGGTCCCATTCCCGATGAGGCTGTGCGGGCAATTTTCCGCGAGATCATCTCAGCGTGTCTCAACCTTGAGCAGCCGCTTACCATCGCCTTTCTTGGTCCTGAAGCGACTTTTACCCATATTGCCAGCATGGAACACTTTGGTCAGAGCGCCCGTTACCTGGCCTCTCCCAGTATCCGGGATGTCTTCTCTGAGGTTGATCGCGGGCGGGCGCACTATGGCGTGGCGCCCATTGAGAACTCGACTGAAGGGGTCGTGAACTATACCCTTGACTGCCTGGTGGAGACCGACCTGTCTATCTGTGCCGAGATCGAGCTGGGGATCACCCATCACCTGATGAGCACCAGTGGCAAAATGGAAAACGTCAAGCGGGTCTATTCGCACCCCCATGCCATTGCCCAGTGTCGGCAGTGGCTGGAACTCAATCTTCCCGACGTGGAGCTGGTGGATATTACCAGCACGGCGCGGGCGGCAGAGATTGCCAGTGATAATGATGACGCGGCAGCGATCTGCTCTGAGCTGGCCGGTAAGCTTTATTCTCTGGTGCCGGTAATGCGGAAAATTGAAGACAAGACCAATAATTTCACGCGCTTTATCGTGGTGGGGAAAACGCGCACCAAGCGAAGTGGCAACGATAAGACCAGTGTGGTGTTTGGGTTGAGCCATGCCGTGGGCTCCCTGTACCACGCCCTGGAGATCATCTCGAAATTCCGCATCAATATGACCAAGATTGAGTCCCGCCCCTCCAAAATCAAAGCCTGGGAGTACCTTTTTCACGTGGACCTTGAAGGGCACCGCGAGGATGAAAATGTGGCAGCCGCGCTGAAAATGCTGGAAGAGCGCAGTCTTTTCATGAAAATTCTGGGATCCTATCCCAAAAGTATACAGTCTGCAAAAGGTGAATAA
- the hisC gene encoding histidinol-phosphate transaminase: protein MLVSQNVEELTPYQPGKPVKEVERELGIRDTIKLASNENPLGASPKATAAVLAMAHEANRYPEGGCYYLRKKLAALLQLQEENLVFGNGSNEIIELVIRTFVLPGEEILFFDPSFAVYPIIAKAADRDFRAVPLRQDSFEMNVDDMLAAIGPRTKALFITTPNNPVGNYIPHGELVRLISATPANVLVCVDEAYVEYATEGDCRTVIDLVLQYENLLIMRTFSKAYGLSGYRIGYGVGSPKIINYLNKTRQPFNVNLLAQTAAEAALDDREFLDASVGNNSREMQRIVDCISLLGLTHVPSQANFILIDTLGPGRPVFEGLLREGVIVRHIPHPMIANFVRVTVGTPAENSIFLEKFAKVLRQEGRLAN from the coding sequence ATGCTGGTTTCACAAAATGTTGAAGAACTGACCCCCTATCAGCCAGGCAAACCCGTCAAGGAAGTTGAACGGGAGCTGGGCATTCGCGACACGATCAAGCTGGCCTCCAACGAAAATCCTCTGGGGGCTTCGCCGAAGGCCACGGCGGCGGTGCTTGCCATGGCCCATGAAGCCAACCGCTACCCTGAGGGCGGCTGTTACTATCTGCGCAAGAAACTGGCGGCGCTTCTGCAGCTGCAGGAAGAGAATCTGGTGTTCGGAAACGGCTCCAATGAGATCATTGAGCTGGTGATCCGCACCTTTGTGCTGCCCGGAGAAGAGATACTGTTCTTTGATCCCTCCTTTGCGGTTTATCCTATTATTGCCAAGGCGGCGGATCGGGATTTTCGCGCGGTGCCCCTGCGTCAGGACAGCTTTGAAATGAATGTGGACGATATGCTGGCGGCCATTGGTCCCAGAACCAAAGCGCTCTTTATTACCACACCCAACAACCCTGTCGGCAATTACATTCCCCATGGGGAGCTGGTGCGGCTGATCAGTGCCACGCCTGCCAATGTGCTGGTCTGCGTTGATGAGGCCTATGTTGAGTATGCCACGGAAGGTGACTGTCGCACAGTTATCGACCTTGTTCTTCAATACGAAAATCTGCTGATTATGCGCACTTTCTCCAAGGCGTATGGATTAAGTGGTTATCGCATTGGCTATGGTGTGGGTTCACCGAAAATTATCAATTACCTCAATAAGACGCGTCAACCCTTTAACGTAAACCTTCTGGCGCAGACAGCGGCTGAAGCGGCTCTGGATGATCGAGAATTTCTGGATGCCAGTGTCGGGAACAACAGCCGGGAGATGCAGCGCATTGTGGACTGCATCAGTCTGCTGGGGCTGACCCATGTGCCTTCCCAGGCCAACTTTATCCTGATTGATACCCTGGGGCCGGGGCGTCCGGTTTTCGAGGGCCTTCTGCGCGAAGGCGTGATTGTGCGCCACATTCCTCATCCGATGATCGCCAACTTTGTTCGGGTCACCGTTGGAACCCCCGCTGAGAACAGCATATTCCTGGAGAAGTTTGCCAAAGTCCTGAGGCAGGAAGGACGTCTGGCGAACTAA
- a CDS encoding prephenate dehydrogenase, whose translation MEVIERCAIIGLGLIGGSFGAALKEHGLARHITGIDRCEQTLRQAMGSGIIDGSSTVVAGALAGCTHIFVATPVGSFDVVFEQLSQHAEASALVVDFGSVKGELSMRMHRRFPQLNYIPAHPIAGSERSGVGAASASLFRNRKWIITPLPQTPSVQLSELRQLLLAVGAVPVDMDPMEHDRVFAAVSHLPHMVAYGLVGSIAAMEDAWNLPLSRYPGAGFRDFTRIASSDETMWADIALANKAEILESMELFRESLEKIRQAIACEDRSALLESFRGAREYRDAIVRHMEEANA comes from the coding sequence ATGGAAGTCATTGAGCGCTGTGCCATCATCGGTTTGGGATTGATCGGAGGCTCTTTCGGGGCCGCTCTGAAGGAGCACGGTCTGGCACGCCACATTACCGGTATCGACCGCTGCGAGCAGACGCTTCGCCAGGCCATGGGGTCCGGTATCATTGATGGTTCGAGCACGGTGGTGGCAGGAGCACTGGCAGGCTGTACCCATATCTTTGTGGCGACACCTGTTGGCAGTTTTGATGTGGTTTTTGAGCAGCTGTCCCAGCATGCTGAGGCCTCCGCGCTGGTTGTGGATTTTGGCAGTGTAAAGGGAGAATTGAGTATGCGGATGCATCGACGTTTTCCCCAGCTTAACTATATCCCTGCACACCCCATTGCCGGCAGTGAGAGAAGCGGTGTCGGTGCTGCCAGCGCGAGTCTGTTCCGTAACCGTAAATGGATTATCACGCCACTGCCCCAGACCCCGTCAGTGCAGTTGTCGGAATTGCGTCAGCTCCTGCTGGCTGTGGGGGCAGTGCCGGTGGATATGGATCCCATGGAGCACGACCGGGTGTTTGCCGCGGTCAGTCATCTGCCCCATATGGTCGCCTATGGGCTGGTGGGGTCTATTGCCGCCATGGAAGATGCCTGGAACCTGCCCCTGAGTCGCTATCCCGGTGCGGGGTTTCGTGATTTTACCCGAATCGCGTCCAGCGACGAGACCATGTGGGCCGATATCGCTCTGGCGAACAAGGCAGAGATTCTGGAAAGCATGGAGCTCTTCCGGGAGTCTCTGGAGAAGATCAGACAAGCCATCGCCTGTGAAGACCGCTCAGCTTTACTGGAGAGTTTTCGCGGCGCCAGGGAGTACCGTGACGCCATTGTCAGACATATGGAGGAAGCCAATGCTTAA
- the aroA gene encoding 3-phosphoshikimate 1-carboxyvinyltransferase, producing MLKGTIAVASDKSITHRAIMFSSLAQGQSIISNPLMGDDNISTCKAFQAMGVDVQLVHNAIIINSPGVDGLREAEDVLDFGNSGTTTRLMLGILSGLPLFSVITGDQYLRKRPMMRVIDPLRQMGARIDGRDGGRLLPASVRGGDLQGITYHSPVASAQVKSALVLAGIFARGTTVVSEPEISRDHTERMLPFYGVGVKVEGKTVSVTGGQRFEPRNMEVPGDISSAAFFLVAASVVPGSQVTLSNVGINPTRTGVLDILQQMGADIRLENQRLVCGEPVCDIVITHAPLEAAHIFGEMVPRLIDEIPALAVAMCFARGKSIVKDAKELRVKETDRIVTTLANLKALGVEVEEYEDGFAVTGNPDFQLPSGVTLDSYGDHRIGMSAYLFSLLQRNIIVDGMECVSVSFPNFQKFLAQLQRGGDQ from the coding sequence ATGCTTAAGGGAACCATCGCCGTTGCTTCGGACAAATCCATCACCCATCGCGCCATCATGTTTTCTTCCCTGGCGCAGGGGCAGTCCATTATTTCCAACCCCCTGATGGGTGATGACAATATCAGTACCTGCAAGGCATTTCAGGCTATGGGCGTGGATGTGCAGCTGGTGCATAATGCCATTATTATCAACTCTCCCGGCGTGGATGGTCTGCGGGAAGCTGAGGATGTGCTGGACTTCGGCAACAGCGGCACGACGACCAGGCTGATGCTCGGCATTCTTTCAGGGCTCCCCCTCTTCAGCGTTATTACCGGTGACCAGTACCTGCGGAAGCGTCCGATGATGCGTGTCATCGACCCGTTACGGCAGATGGGGGCCCGCATCGATGGCCGTGATGGTGGGCGTTTGCTGCCGGCCAGCGTGCGTGGTGGTGACCTGCAGGGCATCACCTATCATTCGCCAGTGGCTTCAGCCCAGGTGAAAAGCGCTCTTGTGCTGGCGGGAATTTTTGCCAGGGGTACCACGGTTGTCAGCGAGCCGGAGATCTCCCGCGATCACACCGAACGTATGCTTCCGTTCTACGGTGTTGGCGTGAAGGTAGAAGGCAAAACCGTTTCTGTTACAGGTGGGCAGCGCTTTGAACCGCGGAATATGGAAGTTCCCGGCGATATCAGCTCGGCGGCGTTTTTCCTGGTGGCCGCGTCTGTTGTGCCGGGCAGCCAGGTGACCCTGTCCAACGTGGGCATTAATCCGACGCGCACCGGAGTGCTGGACATATTGCAGCAGATGGGGGCTGACATCAGGCTGGAGAATCAGCGTCTGGTGTGTGGGGAGCCGGTATGTGATATCGTCATTACCCATGCGCCCCTTGAGGCGGCCCATATTTTCGGGGAGATGGTTCCCCGGCTTATCGATGAAATTCCGGCGCTGGCTGTGGCCATGTGCTTTGCCAGAGGCAAAAGTATCGTCAAGGATGCCAAGGAGCTGCGGGTCAAGGAGACGGATCGCATTGTCACGACCCTGGCGAATCTGAAGGCCCTGGGGGTTGAGGTTGAAGAGTACGAGGATGGTTTTGCGGTTACCGGGAACCCTGATTTTCAGCTGCCCTCTGGGGTGACTCTCGACTCCTACGGAGATCATCGCATCGGTATGAGCGCGTATTTATTCAGCCTCCTGCAGAGAAATATCATCGTGGATGGCATGGAGTGTGTTTCAGTCTCATTCCCCAACTTCCAGAAGTTTCTGGCTCAGCTGCAGCGGGGAGGGGATCAGTGA
- the cmk gene encoding (d)CMP kinase, which translates to MKIRIALDGPGGSGKSTMGKRLAKQYGFTYVDTGAMYRATALYFDRNDIVPESIDDDQCARVMDDIHVSFAWADDDQRVFLNGSDVSAAIRTSRNSLLTSRVAKLPVVRRALVAQQQAMARQQSVVMDGRDIASVVIPDAELKIYLEASPGVRAQRRMEELEAKGESLPFEKVLQEIHQRDHEDMNREHSPLVKVAEAIEVDTSSMDADMVFRTLCDYVDALLREQSAVETGG; encoded by the coding sequence GTGAAGATTCGCATTGCCCTTGATGGTCCAGGTGGCTCGGGCAAGAGCACCATGGGCAAGCGGCTGGCAAAGCAGTACGGCTTTACCTATGTGGATACTGGAGCCATGTACCGGGCCACGGCTCTGTATTTCGACCGCAATGACATTGTTCCGGAATCCATTGATGATGATCAGTGTGCACGTGTAATGGACGATATTCACGTCTCCTTCGCCTGGGCCGATGATGACCAGAGGGTGTTTCTGAACGGAAGTGATGTGTCCGCTGCCATTCGCACTTCCCGTAACTCCCTGCTGACCTCACGGGTGGCAAAGCTGCCCGTGGTGCGTCGGGCGCTGGTGGCCCAGCAGCAGGCAATGGCCAGGCAGCAGAGCGTTGTGATGGATGGCAGAGATATCGCGTCTGTGGTCATTCCCGATGCGGAGCTGAAAATCTATCTTGAGGCTTCACCAGGAGTGCGGGCGCAGCGACGCATGGAGGAACTGGAGGCCAAAGGAGAGTCCCTGCCCTTCGAAAAGGTTCTGCAGGAGATTCATCAGCGCGACCACGAAGATATGAACCGTGAGCATTCCCCGCTGGTAAAAGTTGCCGAGGCCATTGAGGTGGATACGTCGTCTATGGATGCCGACATGGTGTTCAGAACACTCTGCGATTACGTGGATGCTCTCTTGCGGGAGCAGTCTGCGGTGGAGACAGGGGGGTAA